The Colias croceus chromosome 19, ilColCroc2.1 genome contains the following window.
ATTATTACGTCAGTTTTTCTTaaacaaacaagcaaacaaactaaataattatgtgaAAGTCTTTTAGAATTTTCCACACTCGCATAAATTCACCCAAAATCACCTCATGATTCACGATTATTGttgtaaaaaaagaaaaaataataataatttattctctgtgcacaacaataaaaaaatgtcatgTGTCATAATTTGACATGTTATGTCAATTGTCAAAAAATTGTCATATGTGGAGGTGCGGCGATATGCTACGTTGAACTGTGTGGCGATCATAttcattgaatatattttaatttttgttaataagaACAAAGTATAATTAGGcttgtgtttaaattgttctTGTTAACAATTTCATAATGCCGGATTTAGAAAAATTGTCTCTAGgcaagtaaattttatttcacgtTAACctatttttgcaaatttaACCATACTGCGGTATATTATATGCATTCTATTGAATTTTTAGAGGCCATATACACATCGGAGAAAAGGGGAAACGACGAGACTGGCGATGGATCTGAAGAAAGtccatataaaacaatattgcaGGCAATGCGCCACGCCGGAAAAGAGCCTTTTCCTACGATTTATGTAGATTCAAAAGATGAAGGTAAAACGTATGACGTTGCTGCTAAGTCACAATTAAAGAAGGTACAGAAAATTTGGGTGAGAGAGAACTACAAAGCAGCTGATAAAGCAAAGGCTGAAGAGGAAAGCAGTGACAAAAGGCAACAAAACCTTGATGAAGCTAAAAAAATTGTCATTCAACAAGATCCAAGCCTTCCTGAAGCTGTTTCAGTTAGAATAAATACAagttagtatatttatttcatcaattttaacATCTgtctaaaaaaaattaaactatatgAAAATAGCATCTCAAATAAATCTATTAGTGATGTCATAGCTTTAATTCTTGCATCATTATCAATGTCAACAAATTGCACTATTGCAGTTATTGTTATCAATACATAATAGTTATAGCTATAATGTATTCAATACTATTTTGAAGTGTAATTGGGTAAATCTTaagtaactttaaataaacGAAAGGCTACTgctctaattaaaaaaaaaacataccacACTTTCTAGTCTCATATTGGgtactaatataaataaattttgcagCAAAAGATTACCGCGGCAAGAGAATATGCGTCAAAGGCTGGGTGCATAGACTGAGGAGGCAAGGCAAGTCGCTCACCTTCCTAACCCTGCGTGATGGTACCGGCTATTTGCAGTGTGTGCTGCATGGCCTACTCTGCCAGACTTATAATGCCCTGGTACTTTCAACTGAGTCTTCTGTTGTTTTGTATGGGTCATTGGAAGCGGTGCCTGAGGGCAAAACTGTAAGTATCTTCTGTATAATATTTGGTTAGGAATAATAGGTTGTTTCAATGTtgatttttttagttattattttctctgCCACTTCTATGAAAGTCAAAGTtccaaattataaaattcagtCAATGTTTGTCCCTTTTGACTTTTAACaggaaaacaataaaattatattattcattttttaactttaatttgtAAGATTTTGATAGTTATAGGTGTCCAATTGCATTTAATACGGGACTAGCGAAACTTAagcgtctgtgtaatggccatttcaCAGTAccttgcgaaacaatactgacaaggacgcaactattccatctatctatgtgctagagtgagatatatcatatgcgaaaacctgccatactactgacagttttttcgttgtttcgctgccgcacgcgaatgcgtcggtgtactaaggGTGTTAAGCctgaaattcaaattattaatcattcAAGGCACCAGGAGGTCATGAATTGACAGTAGACTACTGGGAGTTGATTGGTCTTGCACCCCCCGGTGGAGCTGATGCTATCCTCAATGAGGAGGCGCATCCTGATGTTCAGCTGGATAACAGGTGACTTAATTTGACTTATATTCCGTGCTGATAATTTTTAACTGtggcatttatttatttgtgtttaattttaggAACAAATAAAGATGCATATTATATCGACTAAGATAAATTAATAGCCACAATTATATTTCTCTTCAgatcatttaattttacttcttTTCCCCATTGAAGGTCATTTATGAACAGTTGTTTAAATACAATACCAACACTTTATTTATCTTCTTCATTGTTAAGGTACCTAATACTTGAATGAATGTATATGTgaaaaaaactatgaaattaagtacaattttaattatcaacACAATCTTTTGGCCTAATCTAACGAATTATATCCTAGTTTTGTATTTAAACATCTTTTGTGTAATATGGCAGTTGTAACCAATGTATCAATAATCAAATGCTGTTAGATGCATTATAAAATTCGTAGTGCAATATGTAATTCGTAACCAATctcaaaagaaaaattaagaaggTTAGGTGAAATGCATTTAACCTTTTAGCGTATTATGTCGTTCTCATCCAGCATGATGAAAGTTTTGCTAGgtaaattttgaattgttttgTGTAATGTCTTGGCGATAATTTACCggcttttaaaacattttaattttcgtGTAGGCACATAATGATCCGTGGGGAGAACACGTCGAAAGTGCTACGTGCTCGCGCCGCGGTGACTCGTGCGTTCCGCGAGCACTTCGCTGCGCGCGGCTACACCGAGGTGACGCCGCCCACGCTCGTGCAGACGCAGTGCGAGGGCGGCAGCACGCTCTTCAAGTTCAGCTACTTCGGGTGAGTGGGGGGGGGGGGTGTAGTTATACAGTGACGTCACACCGCGCGGCTACACCGAGGTGACGCCGCCCCCGCTCGTGCAGACGCAGTGCGAGGGCGGCAGCACGCTCTTCAAGTTCAGCTACTTCGGGTGagtggggggggggggggtagTTATACAGTGACGTCACACCGCGCGGCTACACCGAGGTGACGCCGCCCACGCTCGTGCAGACGCAGTGCGAGGGCGGCAGCACGCTCTTCAAGTTCAGCTACTTCGGGTGagtgggggggggggggggtagTTATACAGTGACGTCACACCGCGCGGCTACACCGAGGTGACGCCGCCCACGCTCGTGCAGACGCAGTGCGAGGGCGGCAGCACGCTCTTCAAGTTCAGCTACTTCGGGTGAGTGGGGGGGGGGGGTGTAGTTATACAGTGACGTCACACCGCGCGGCTACACCGAGGTGACGCCGCCCACGCTCGTGCAGACGCAGTGCGAGGGCGGCAGCACGCTCTTCAAGTTCAGCTACTTCGGGTGAGTGGgcggggggggggggggacgGGGACGTCACACCGCGCGGCTAAACCGAGGTGCCGCTGCTTTATATTTACCGAAAtgtcaaaataaaactaatttataacTTACATACATCATGCAGATATTTTGCATAAATTCAAAAGAATTCTATCCTATCTCTTCTATCTTTCGGGATTTATTGATAGAAGCTAAAAAGTAGTaagtaacaaaaatttaaaaaacccAAAAATTAAACACATCTTACAACAACAATTCAATGAAATTATTTctcaatttcattatttttatttaaatgtataaatccaaatattatgtcaaatctaataaattgttttccCTTCCAGCGAGCAAGCGTACCTGACGCAAAGTTCGCAGCTCTATCTGGAGACGTGTCTGGCGACGCTCGGCGACGTGTACTGCATCGCGCAGTCGTACCGCGCGGAACAGTCGCGCACCAGGCGACATCTTGCTGAGTGtgtatacattttatactaaaattgtataataaaggGAAATGAATTTGTTTCAAAGATGAAAGAAAGgaagaaaaaacatttaatttggTTTGGTTGTTTGTTACAGTTTAActcaaaaattatttgacaggttaactaaaaaaatatgcattGGGAAGACCTTATTGAGTGTATCTTTGTTTAGTTTGTTTGAAGCCGGTACGATCTAGAAAAGTAACATTCTTTTGGAATGATTAATAAGATggacagataataaattatgtgcAGTGTTCACAACTGAAGTAAAGTTTACAATAAgcaaatactaaaatatagaaaaagaTTGCATTTAGTATGATGCGAAAACCGATGTAGTTAAGGTACCAACAATGTCACCTAGTGTTactaaataactaaaaaaaactcTTCTGCCGATCTTCAGGTACAGTCACGTGGAAGCCGAGTTCCCGTTCATCACGTTCGAAGATCTGCTGAACAGGATCGAGGATCTGGTGGTGGATGTGGTGGACCGAGTGTTGGCTTCGCCTGAAGGTCAGCTGGTGTACGAGCTGAATCCGGACTTTAAGGTGAGATTCTATTTCTTTATCCGTCAATTACTTTCAGTTTAATACCCTAATTAAAATGATGGTaatcaattttgattttttatataataaataagtaataatacatttcaatataaaaatattacctatttaacccattgagccccgagcggcccgatctcaccacgacacaatagattttctattgtgtctgtgattccgggggattattaataataaattatatttttatttttcatgtaaGGATAAATTTCCAACTTTCGTGTGAACGAAGATTTGGagacatacaaaatttttaattgcagTGAAATTACATGTgtgtttttcatataatacatattattgtaatatatgtaAATGGTGCAGATTTAATAGAATATGGTGCAAAGTTAATAACATGACATGTTTTCCAGAAACCAACTAAGCCGTTCAAGCGCATGGCGTACACGGAAGCTTTGGAGTATCTTAAAGAGAACAACATCACTAAGGAAGATGGATCCTTCTACGAGTTTGGAGATGTATGTCACTTTACCTTATagtaatactagcggtccgccccggcttcgcccgtggtacatattaacgttttctctacataagaaccatcctcgtacttcaaggaatataataaaaaaagaattatcgaaatcggttcagccgttctcgagttatggaattacaacgaaaagtggcattgatttttatatagtaatataattataattgtccAATATATTAGgagaaagaaaaaaacaagCTGGgctttattttagtaatagaAGCAAaaagattattaaatattcttgTCTgtctttttcaatatttgtaaGTACACTAAAAATGTGCATGAATTGAAGAAGTTAGATGGCTCATTTTGCAAATTGGATTGGacgttttatttatctattatttcAAACAAGCAGatcttgtattaatttatataataattcgaATCTTACAAAACAGCTCAAATGCtaattatatcaattatttagTATTCAAATGGACCAATAAATTGATCTAACTAGGATTCATTTTTAgaaaatgtcaaaaaataCAGAGAAAAGTGAAGAGATTAATACCATTATCTGTAGTACATTATCATGTAATTCAACCATAACTACTTATCCAGGACATACCCGAAATGCCGGAACGCAAAATGACGGACGCGATCGGCGAACCCATTCTCTTATGCAAGTTCCCCGCTGAAATCAAATCGTTCTACATGCCACGGTGTGAAGATGACAAGCGTTTGACGGAGTCTGTGGATGTCCTGATGCCGGGAGTGGGGGAGATTGTGGGGGGATCTATGAGGATATGGGACTATGATCAGCTTATGGAAGGTGGGTAGTTTGTGGGCTATGTAACACGCTTATATTACCGACTGTAACTGCCtcctttaaaattgaattagaCTCACTTTTAATGGACATATTTGAACTATATTTAACACTagctttttcataaaaattaagaaaatgtaagtactctacatatttttttacgtatttttctgggataaaaagtatcctattttatgcccaggataataaggtataattataccacagaatacataatagtagctaaacgctacagaaaggacactctccgcctcccgccaaaattaaacacttacctcaccccgcacgatcagcctAAAAATGGTCCGTATTTTCctgcaacgaagattgacaacattaatcaaattgacatatagtaattttattattttggatttgtgattatcgtttttcgaagaaaatggttagatattgtgctgtttacggatgtatttcaccagaaaaacgcgaatttttttttacgctagtcacaaatgtgccaaacataaagcgttaacacacacatttgcagtttttacagtgtgactgtcaaaacgataattttgtatggagtgtccggggtgtgattataccaagtttcatcgaaatcgaatcGTTAGTTTTCatgtgatgccttcacatacagacagacagacaggccgatatcacatatttgggtttggtatcgatccagtaacaccccctgctatttatgttttcaatattttcaatatacagaattgacccttctacagatttattatatgtatagattatttcatgatcatattatattatggggGTGTTAACTGCGTATATTGTGGTTAAAGATTTCATCAATTGACATAACAAGTGCTGCTATAAAAATGGAAATAAGGAAATTCTggtttctttaataaaaaagaggaCAGATATGGATAGCCAATTTTCAGAGAAATTGCATGAAGCAGTTCTATttctatgaaatataaaagaatttgGTATTTCTATACAAACCGatgcaatattataatctactagttgtccgccccggcttcccccgtggtacatatttcgcaataaaaggtagcctatgtcctttctcgggtatcaaaatatctccataccaaatttcatgcaaattggttcagtagttttaggcgtgattgagtaactgACAGActgacagagttactttcgcatttataatatttgtatgtattctGATGATTCAAAATGACTAGTtgaatgaattaatatttgaaatagagtttaaatttctaaaactAAATGTATTTTCAGGCTACAAACGCGAAGGCATCGACCCGGCGCCCTACTACTGGTACACGGACCAGCGTCGCTTCGGCGCAGTCCCCCACGGCGGGTACGGGCTCGGCCTCGAACGATTCCTGTGCTGGTTGCTCAACAGATACCACATCCGTGACGTGTGCCTGTACCCACGCTTCTTGGAGCGGTGCACgccttaaaaaaaaaaaaataaataaaaataaacgaatcAAAATTGTCTATGCGTATTACTTGTCAAGCtatcaataaaaaagttaaaaataaataaaccaaaattgTCTATGCTTACTACTTTTGTCATCGTTAGTCTATTATTGGGAATTTTGTTTggagtttatttttatcatgtaAGCTTCTTGATTTTTATCAGATCTTCATTGATCGTGTATACGCAGCATTATTTAACTGTCAGCTGTAAAGCGggaaaatttttatgttatgtagACAGAACATTACATTTCTGTATCGCTTTATGCTTTATTTGCATTGCTTTTGAGAATTCCCGTGTTAAAAAGATCACATACATAGACACGAACAATACCTaagcatattatgtaatgttgaatttttccataatttagaaaaatatgcattacttcatgcatttatttatcatttattgaaaataaaaagaattgtGTATGATTTAGCTACAGGAAAGAAGTGCTCTTTgaagtgtttttaataaataatttgttttatattgtgttttatttactcttaCCCATTGCTTGTGGCTTTTACCCAATGATTTTACCCATCTTTATGCAAAGAATAGACAATAGCAAGTACATTATAACTAAagagatattataatagagttaagtatattaaaaattaaaatctatgaTTAAAATCATTCAGTATAACATgtcattatgtaaatatataaaaacaaatacctaACCTGTTTGGGCAACAAGGTTAAGGTCGatgctataaaaaataataattagatgcAGCATTCATACAcgtcaattaaattttaataggcaTTGAAGTTTGAACAGCAAGTCATAAAGTCCATTTTGTctattatacagggtggaaATTTACAATAGACTTTTGCTTTCTCCAGTATTTCCTCCAGTAATGTAGACCgtaatgaattttataataaaaaaaagacgtgtggcactcggggactgccgcgataaagctattgcatagcatgccttcaagccacacctccgcccgtcggagtggggagcgtgaggttttttcgttacggaatttctcgatttgtccccgcgctcaaggcccgcgacacagcccgcgatagaagctatgcaatagcttaaaaatgattatttctcattgtgttttaatattgtGCTTATTTCGTAACGCACGTAGTAGGTATTCGCAAGTGCCTTTAGTCAaacaagtaggtatttattgtaATGCCACAGAATAGTACTAACGTAGTAACACAGTAATGCGTGGAGAACAAACGCAGGCTGATATTGCCGGCCTAGCGACCTGCGCGACATTGCTAATAATATAAGCCATGTatgtgtcgtggtcatatcgtagatttgatcatttcatgatatgagtggccatttcacgaaatggtcgcatatcgtgaaatggccaacatagtttgatcagatcgttaaatcgtcaacgtttcacgatttggtcatccacatttggccagatcgtataaaatataaagagtccataaaatattgaaaaatttcagaataactagGGTCAATGTACCACTAGCTGACCAAGCACCAATACATGaccaaaattcaaatatacgcGCCAATTAAGAAAATACGGCAGCCCCGGATgatagtttattgttttttctataaagcaacatcatctataaaataaaaacaaaccttGGTGCCATTGGTCAGAaatattgacattttttcaacacgaagATGTTATTAAGTAGGTGCCCCGTATGTAATCACATTTTTTACTAAGAGTTTT
Protein-coding sequences here:
- the LOC123700335 gene encoding asparagine--tRNA ligase, cytoplasmic produces the protein MPDLEKLSLEAIYTSEKRGNDETGDGSEESPYKTILQAMRHAGKEPFPTIYVDSKDEGKTYDVAAKSQLKKVQKIWVRENYKAADKAKAEEESSDKRQQNLDEAKKIVIQQDPSLPEAVSVRINTTKDYRGKRICVKGWVHRLRRQGKSLTFLTLRDGTGYLQCVLHGLLCQTYNALVLSTESSVVLYGSLEAVPEGKTAPGGHELTVDYWELIGLAPPGGADAILNEEAHPDVQLDNRHIMIRGENTSKVLRARAAVTRAFREHFAARGYTEVTPPTLVQTQCEGGSTLFKFSYFGEQAYLTQSSQLYLETCLATLGDVYCIAQSYRAEQSRTRRHLAEYSHVEAEFPFITFEDLLNRIEDLVVDVVDRVLASPEGQLVYELNPDFKKPTKPFKRMAYTEALEYLKENNITKEDGSFYEFGDDIPEMPERKMTDAIGEPILLCKFPAEIKSFYMPRCEDDKRLTESVDVLMPGVGEIVGGSMRIWDYDQLMEGYKREGIDPAPYYWYTDQRRFGAVPHGGYGLGLERFLCWLLNRYHIRDVCLYPRFLERCTP